A part of Lacerta agilis isolate rLacAgi1 chromosome 7, rLacAgi1.pri, whole genome shotgun sequence genomic DNA contains:
- the LOC117050390 gene encoding casein kinase II subunit alpha-like has protein sequence MSGPVPSRARVYADVNTQRPREYWDYESHVVEWGNQDDYQLVRKLGRGKYSEVFEAINITNNEKVVVKILKPVKKKKIKREIKILENLRGGPNIISLLDIVKDPVSRTPALVFEHVNNTDFKQLYQTLSDFDIRFYMYEILKALDYCHSMGVMHRDVKPHNVMIDHEHRKLRLIDWGLAEFYHPGQEYNVRVASRYFKGPELLVDYQMYDYSLDMWSLGCMLASMIFRKEPFFHGHDNYDQLVRIAKVLGTEDLYDYIDKYNIELDPRFNDILGRHSRKRWERFVHSENQHLVSTEALDFLDKLLRYDHQTRLTAREAMEHPYFYPIVKDPARMGSSTVLSAANTPVSSSSMLAGIASMSASQPIGSLAASPVISSPNTLGSPVPATAGAQP, from the exons ATGTCGGGCCCGGTGCCAAGCCGAGCGAGGGTCTACGCGGACGTCAACACACAGAGGCCCCGTGAATATTGGGACTACGAGTCGCACGTCGTGGAATGGGG CAATCAAGATGACTACCAGCTTGTGCGGAAGCTTGGCCGTGGCAAATACAGCGAGGTCTTCGAAGCCATCAACATCACCAACAACGAGAAAGTTGTGGTGAAAATCCTCAAG ccagtaaaaaagaagaagatcaaGCGTGAGATCAAGATTCTCGAAAATCTCCGAGGGGGCCCCAACATTATCAGCCTTCTAGACATAGTCAAGGACCCCGTG TCCCGGACACCCGCCCTGGTCTTTGAGCATGTCAACAATACAGATTTTAAG CAATTGTATCAGACGCTCTCGGACTTTGACATCCGATTCTACATGTATGAAATCTTGAAG GCGCTGGATTACTGCCACAGCATGGGAGTCATGCACCGGGACGTCAAGCCGCACAACGTGATGATAGACCACGAGCACCGGAAG CTGCGCCTGATCGACTGGGGCCTGGCCGAGTTCTACCACCCGGGGCAAGAGTACAACGTGCGAGTGGCCTCCCGGTACTTCAAGGGCCCAGAGCTCCTGGTGGACTACCAG ATGTATGACTACAGTCTGGACATGTGGAGCCTGGGCTGCATGCTGGCCAGTATGATCTTCCGCAAGGAGCCCTTCTTCCACGGACACGACAACTACGACCAG ttGGTGCGGATCGCAAAGGTCTTGGGCACAGAGGACCTCTATGACTACATTGACAAGTACAACATTGAACTGGACCCCCGCTTCAACGACATCCTTGGCAG acACTCTCGCAAGCGATGGGAGCGTTTTGTGCACAGCGAGAACCAGCACTTGGTGAGCACGGAGGCCCTCGACTTCCTGGACAAGCTGCTACGCTACGACCACCAGACCCGGCTCACGGCCCGCGAGGCCATGGAGCACCCTTACTTCT ATCCAATAGTGAAAGATCCGGCCAGGATGGGCTCCTCCACGGTGCTCTCGGCAGCTAACACGCCTGTCAGCTCCTCCAGCATGTTGGCAG GGATCGCCTCCATGTCCGCCTCTCAGCCCATCGGCAGCCTGGCAGCCTCCCCCGTCATCTCCTCTCCAAACACTCTGGGCTCGCCGGTCCCCGCCACCGCTGGAGCGCAGCCTTGA